From Vicingus serpentipes, the proteins below share one genomic window:
- a CDS encoding site-specific integrase, with amino-acid sequence MKQLRVTLFIKNDKVDKKGNVQVFLKIKYLNTSTTLSTDFWVDEEKWKKTTQFLFAKALKEIHIRRKIDELINKIHLIEQNLTLKGTQFSAHTLKQVLVNGEDSIINYHIMLSDLFNKQYSIYIPLVENGIRAKESLRKFKTLNNHVNDFLKYEYGLENIALNKLNYSFIESFDIFLRSIKKIGNNTTVKYIQSLRQLAKLAVKHDWLIKDPFALYDKKIVTKEVEFLTKTELSLFETVKLPSKKLEVVRDYFLLSCYTGYAYSDIFSLTYSDIQNGNDGQKWIIHRRQKTKIKCDVPLLPQAEAIINKYRDDFNCIKTNKILPERSNQKINKYLKEIAEIVGIEKRIHFHLARHTFSCTIILANGLSMEVLSKMLGHTNLKQTMHYGKIQNQRVGEEMKLLRSKLTINTRKSNSY; translated from the coding sequence ATGAAACAACTAAGAGTTACCCTTTTCATTAAAAATGATAAGGTAGACAAGAAAGGAAATGTTCAAGTCTTCTTGAAAATCAAGTACTTAAACACATCTACAACCCTAAGCACCGACTTCTGGGTAGATGAAGAAAAATGGAAAAAGACTACCCAGTTTCTTTTTGCCAAAGCTTTAAAAGAAATTCACATTAGAAGAAAAATTGATGAACTAATCAATAAAATCCATTTAATTGAACAGAACCTTACCCTAAAAGGAACACAATTTAGTGCTCATACTTTAAAACAGGTTTTAGTAAATGGCGAAGACAGTATAATAAATTATCACATTATGCTATCTGACTTATTTAACAAACAATATTCAATTTATATTCCTCTAGTAGAAAATGGAATTAGAGCTAAGGAGTCTTTAAGAAAATTCAAAACATTAAACAATCATGTCAATGATTTTTTAAAATATGAGTATGGTTTAGAAAATATTGCCTTAAACAAGCTTAATTATAGCTTCATAGAAAGTTTTGACATCTTCTTAAGGTCAATTAAAAAGATTGGCAACAACACTACTGTAAAATACATTCAAAGCCTAAGACAACTTGCGAAGCTAGCAGTAAAACACGATTGGTTAATAAAAGATCCTTTTGCCCTCTATGATAAAAAAATAGTAACCAAGGAAGTTGAATTTTTAACTAAAACTGAATTGAGCCTTTTTGAGACTGTAAAACTTCCTTCAAAAAAGCTTGAAGTAGTAAGGGATTATTTTCTTCTCTCTTGTTATACTGGTTACGCATACTCTGATATCTTCTCACTAACCTATTCAGATATTCAAAATGGAAATGATGGCCAGAAATGGATTATACATAGAAGGCAGAAGACTAAAATCAAATGTGACGTACCTCTTTTACCTCAAGCTGAAGCAATCATAAATAAGTATAGAGATGATTTTAATTGCATAAAAACAAATAAAATACTCCCAGAAAGGTCTAATCAAAAAATAAACAAGTACTTAAAAGAAATAGCTGAAATCGTCGGAATAGAGAAAAGAATTCACTTTCATTTAGCAAGACATACTTTTAGCTGCACTATAATTTTAGCTAATGGATTATCTATGGAAGTGCTAAGTAAAATGCTAGGACATACTAATTTAAAACAGACAATGCATTACGGCAAAATTCAAAATCAAAGAGTGGGTGAAGAAATGAAATTATTAAGAAGTAAACTCACTATAAACACTAGAAAAAGTAATAGTTATTAA
- a CDS encoding glycosyltransferase family 2 protein, translating into MDKVAVVILNWNGKDYLEKFLPNVLQYSKQNAKVYVADNASTDDSINFIKNNFPDVGVVINDKNYGFAEGYNEALKKIKAEYFVLLNSDVEVTENWIDPIIELMDKDCSIAACQPKIKDYNNKNFFEYAGAAGGFIDYLGYPLCRGRIFNHIEEDKGQYDDIAEIFWATGACMFIRASVFNELEGLDNHFFAHMEEIDLCWRMKNSGYKVMYHPNSSVYHVGGGTLNKINPQKTYLNFRNNLFLLHKNLPKNKRFKIIFTRLILDGLAGIKMLLEGKPKHTLAILKAHFHFYGDIKQNNAKRLKKYQPNTVGIVSKNILFLSFFRGKNTFKEIIDA; encoded by the coding sequence TTGGATAAAGTTGCAGTAGTTATTTTAAATTGGAATGGTAAAGATTATTTAGAAAAATTTTTACCAAATGTATTGCAATACAGTAAACAAAACGCTAAAGTTTATGTTGCTGACAATGCTTCAACAGATGATTCAATAAATTTTATCAAAAATAATTTCCCTGATGTTGGTGTTGTAATTAATGATAAAAATTACGGTTTTGCTGAAGGTTATAATGAAGCTTTAAAGAAAATAAAGGCTGAATATTTTGTGCTTTTAAATTCAGATGTAGAGGTTACTGAAAATTGGATTGATCCCATTATTGAGTTGATGGATAAAGATTGTTCTATCGCAGCATGTCAGCCTAAAATTAAAGATTACAACAATAAAAACTTTTTTGAATATGCTGGGGCTGCAGGTGGGTTTATAGATTATTTAGGTTACCCATTATGTCGTGGACGAATTTTTAATCACATAGAAGAAGATAAAGGTCAATATGATGATATTGCAGAAATCTTTTGGGCAACAGGTGCGTGTATGTTTATTCGAGCTTCAGTATTTAATGAATTAGAAGGGTTGGATAATCACTTTTTTGCTCATATGGAAGAAATTGATTTGTGTTGGAGAATGAAAAATTCTGGTTACAAGGTTATGTATCATCCAAATTCTTCGGTTTATCATGTTGGTGGAGGAACGTTAAATAAAATCAATCCCCAAAAGACGTATTTAAATTTTAGAAATAATTTGTTTCTACTGCATAAAAACTTACCTAAAAACAAACGGTTTAAAATCATTTTTACACGATTAATTTTAGATGGACTGGCTGGGATTAAAATGTTATTAGAAGGTAAACCTAAACACACTCTGGCTATACTTAAAGCACATTTCCATTTTTATGGAGACATAAAACAAAACAATGCCAAACGATTAAAAAAATACCAACCAAATACTGTTGGTATTGTTAGTAAAAACATTTTGTTTTTGTCATTTTTTAGAGGCAAGAATACGTTTAAAGAAATAATAGATGCTTAA
- a CDS encoding peptidase associated/transthyretin-like domain-containing protein, translated as MKYISALLITFIFCSASLELKAQSIFNLNSTILSAKDSTPVGFVHIINLFTNYGVVSEYDGTFTFIVAENDTLKISAIGYNTLTLPANKNITTIYISPKNYNLEEFTVIPYKDFNEFRYAFSELELYDSTLQISPLIFLNGHLYNYVDNGGRLGVTIGGGISMLYDALSKQGKSKRRYEQLIIRDRYKAFLASKFNNNIIKQATYLDDETTINDFKYYCDFSDDFIEKSNGYEIIKQIQDCYREYLVYK; from the coding sequence GTGAAATATATTTCTGCTTTACTTATTACATTTATCTTTTGCTCAGCTTCTCTTGAACTAAAAGCACAATCTATATTCAATTTAAATAGTACTATTTTAAGTGCAAAAGATTCTACCCCTGTTGGGTTTGTACACATCATTAACCTTTTTACAAATTATGGGGTTGTTTCTGAATATGATGGAACTTTTACTTTTATTGTAGCTGAAAATGATACGCTTAAAATTTCTGCAATCGGTTACAACACATTAACACTTCCTGCTAATAAAAACATAACTACAATTTATATTTCACCTAAAAATTACAACTTAGAAGAATTTACTGTAATACCCTACAAGGATTTTAATGAATTTAGATATGCATTCTCGGAATTAGAATTGTACGACTCTACACTTCAAATTAGTCCTTTAATTTTTTTAAATGGGCATTTGTACAATTATGTTGATAATGGTGGTAGGTTAGGCGTAACTATTGGAGGAGGAATTTCAATGCTATATGATGCACTAAGTAAACAAGGAAAAAGTAAACGTAGATATGAACAATTAATCATTAGAGATAGGTACAAAGCCTTTTTAGCTTCTAAATTCAATAACAATATAATAAAACAAGCTACTTACCTTGATGATGAAACTACAATTAATGACTTTAAATATTATTGTGATTTTAGTGATGATTTTATTGAAAAATCAAATGGTTACGAAATAATTAAACAAATACAAGATTGTTATAGGGAATATCTTGTCTACAAATAA
- a CDS encoding GWxTD domain-containing protein: MKKLIFFSLLALFGGKFIYATNMQANFSYCSFYNQEKGPFIETYLSFVGESLIYKKNENGKFQSGVEVVLIFKQLDKIIDYKKYNLLSYEYEDSLALKTNIIDQQRIPLPNGDYDFEISLRDLNTDEKPFVNTQKLKIEYNDSDISISDIEYVESFKKTETKGILSKSGFDLLPYTSDFFAEDFEKIAFYAEVYNSSKVLGDDEDFLINTYIESFETKNVVGNYKSFKREKAKAVNVVFSSFNIEKLPSGNYSLAIEVRNKTNDLIASKKIFFQRSNPGVSTLLISDDYVNSFVMEISPEKMQDYIKCLEPISSNAELSFAKNQVDANDPELMKQFFYNFWLTRNPTNPEEDWKKYKELVDITQKQYATSIKRGYETDRGRIFLKHGKPNTISEMKNEPSSYPYEIWHYYSVEGRSNVKFIFYDTDIISNEYTLLHSTMPGEIFNSQWKVDLHKRTNATRQIDQENPREYSQDRTEEYFALPK, encoded by the coding sequence ATGAAAAAACTTATTTTCTTTTCTCTATTAGCTTTGTTTGGTGGTAAATTTATTTATGCAACTAATATGCAAGCTAATTTTAGCTATTGTTCTTTTTACAATCAAGAAAAAGGTCCTTTTATCGAAACTTATTTATCTTTTGTTGGAGAATCACTTATCTACAAAAAGAATGAGAACGGAAAGTTTCAGAGTGGAGTAGAAGTTGTTTTAATATTTAAGCAATTAGATAAAATAATTGATTATAAAAAATATAACTTATTAAGTTATGAATATGAAGATTCATTAGCTTTAAAAACGAACATAATAGATCAGCAGCGTATTCCTTTACCAAATGGTGATTACGATTTTGAAATTAGTTTAAGAGATTTAAATACTGATGAGAAACCTTTTGTTAATACCCAAAAATTAAAAATTGAATATAATGATAGTGATATAAGTATTTCTGATATTGAGTATGTTGAATCGTTTAAGAAAACAGAAACAAAAGGTATTTTAAGTAAAAGTGGCTTCGATTTATTGCCTTACACATCTGATTTCTTCGCAGAAGATTTTGAGAAGATTGCTTTTTATGCAGAAGTTTATAATTCATCAAAAGTATTAGGCGATGATGAAGACTTTTTAATTAATACCTACATCGAATCATTTGAAACTAAAAATGTTGTGGGTAATTATAAAAGTTTTAAAAGAGAGAAAGCTAAAGCTGTAAATGTCGTGTTTAGTTCATTTAATATTGAAAAATTACCTTCAGGTAATTATAGTTTAGCTATAGAAGTTCGAAATAAAACAAACGATTTAATAGCCTCCAAAAAGATTTTCTTTCAGCGAAGTAATCCAGGGGTTAGTACTTTGTTAATTTCTGATGATTATGTAAATTCTTTTGTAATGGAGATTTCTCCTGAAAAAATGCAAGACTATATAAAATGTCTAGAACCTATATCTTCTAATGCAGAATTAAGTTTTGCAAAAAATCAAGTAGATGCTAATGACCCTGAATTGATGAAACAGTTTTTTTATAACTTTTGGTTAACCAGAAATCCAACGAATCCAGAAGAAGATTGGAAAAAATATAAAGAGTTGGTTGATATTACTCAAAAACAATATGCAACTTCTATAAAAAGAGGATACGAAACTGATAGGGGTAGGATATTTTTAAAACATGGAAAACCTAATACTATAAGTGAGATGAAAAATGAACCAAGTTCATACCCTTATGAAATTTGGCATTATTACAGTGTAGAAGGAAGAAGTAATGTAAAATTTATATTTTATGATACAGATATAATATCTAACGAATACACATTACTTCATTCTACAATGCCAGGAGAGATTTTTAACTCGCAATGGAAAGTAGATTTACATAAACGTACAAATGCTACTCGTCAAATAGATCAAGAAAATCCTAGAGAATATTCTCAAGATAGAACAGAAGAGTATTTTGCCTTACCTAAATAA